The region ATAAAGGTTTGAATCTTCTCCCTCAACAAGAGGGGCATCCATTGATAAGTGACGACCAGAGTTTTTCATGCTCTCTTTTACGTCATTTACGGTCATGTCTAGTTCTTTTGCAATTTCCTCAGCAGATGGTGGACGTTCATTAGATTGTTCTAGTAAAGCGTACATTTTGTTGATTTTATTGATAGAACCAATTTTATTCAAAGGCAAACGAACGATACGAGATTGTTCTGCCAAAGCTTGTAGTATCGATTGACGAATCCACCAAACGGCATACGAAATGAATTTGAAACCACGTGTTTCATCAAATCGTTGTGCGGCTTTTATCAATCCTAAATTTCCTTCGTTAATTAAATCAGGAAGGGTTAATCCTTGATTTTGGTATTGTTTTGCTACGGAAACTACGAAACGTAAATTCGCTTTTGTCAATTTCTCAAGGGCTCTTTGGTCCCCAGCTTTAATTTTTTGTGCTAACTCTACTTCTTCGTCAGCGGTAATAAGGTCAACTTTTCCAATTTCTTGTAAATATTTGTCTAATGAAGCAGTTTCACGATTGGTAACCTGCTTGGTGATTTTAAGTTGTCTCATGTTGTTTTGTCTCCTCAATTTTAAGTGTACGAGTTGTTATACGTGTGGAGTTGCTAAAAAGTTACAAAAGTCATGAAGATTTTTTAATTAAATGCGAAAACCCCAATTCAAATGCATGAATCGGGGTTTTCTATAAAAGAACCTTTAGTAAACTAAGATCTGATTACTCTTTTTTCTCCTCGCGTGGAGGTCTTGGTAAAAGCGCTTTTCTTGACACTTTTTCTTTTCTTGTTTTTGGGTCTAAACCTAGGTATTTCACTTGGAAAACATCTCCCATTTTTACAACGTCAGCTACGTTTTCTGTGCGTTCCCAAGCTAGTTCAGATACGTGAAGCAATACTTCGTTTCCTGGTGCAGCAGTATATTCAACTACAGCTCCAAAATCAA is a window of Flavobacterium acetivorans DNA encoding:
- a CDS encoding sigma-70 family RNA polymerase sigma factor, which codes for MRQLKITKQVTNRETASLDKYLQEIGKVDLITADEEVELAQKIKAGDQRALEKLTKANLRFVVSVAKQYQNQGLTLPDLINEGNLGLIKAAQRFDETRGFKFISYAVWWIRQSILQALAEQSRIVRLPLNKIGSINKINKMYALLEQSNERPPSAEEIAKELDMTVNDVKESMKNSGRHLSMDAPLVEGEDSNLYDVLRSGESPNPDRELIHESLRTEIERSLETLTPREADVVRLYFGLGDQHPMTLEEIGETFDLTRERVRQIKEKAIRRLKHTSRSKILKTYLG